A genomic stretch from Pseudomonas alkylphenolica includes:
- a CDS encoding NEL-type E3 ubiquitin ligase domain-containing protein codes for MGGGSLMVTTITGKTIMTQSQPSAEPVAVAQKIANATDDFIQARHPAWLLRASPEQINAVRDCMQAHALTQDHLHQACAGLTSPDELAVSRLQPLLQGPLKVKAKLRELYWRELRRSFRVPPGGLLPEDTIRYVHQPALQRLMQNFEPDASFFLGTGLASSDKDPVTDQADLVSTEVDVLALFCREDDMGEDYQRHLGQAFDERTQSILAQDKRKGLALAAEIAVIKDEIVQSDLLMLRQLVAESSLPHAPGPDWRVMQFKLLGCQIDGALAVEHRDASGQVQRVMLYLPDAPGRSLFGFDSWAQLNAGLAVDLRRADIDGYFRQRVSLGQLPGFLNTLGQRLADSSPDLEPTGAIPSIDIFDSLAAHQVWRIKDDARKILVPTADADHAASRQRIEALQGVGLILVNVAGLFVPVVGGLLLAQTAVQILSQTFEGVRDWSRGHQHEALEHLLGVVETVAVGAAVAAGAQVIARGFKRSSFVDGLVPINTNEGAKRLWSDDLRVYAASDVPAQTQVLDNGLHGNGQRQWWRHDNAYYEVRQRQGRWHLQHPQREGAYAPLLQFNGERGWRLGFERPLEWQGSALLLSRLWPEAANLDAQRIGQILQVAGVDEDELRGLLVENRSMPVSLRDTLERFSVDARIEVFFTALAQSLTAQTDLEFYSWCQTQIDTAGLSAAEQRAEILDQTNYLREGLFAHFTRQYLPADDGLALLRRDFPGLPDAYALHLLQQANDADRLRMAEEQRIPLALAEQARSLLRHARLTRMREGLFLRSSYQADSIDLAFNLLRKHASWPGSINLELREGSDSGRRLAVLDPQNEDVRVMVWRGGRFWLYDNLGRPSGLEIREPAGLPEVLLAVLPDTERTRLRWTGSDAADQVERDLQRWLPTSRQQLERLLGWREVKPWFNPGQRLADGRVGYLLSGRGAGRNQAESTLRDRIRTLYVGFSENEVEDYLNMLLQSRVSAFDVLLNQEHQYQLLDAALASWETDTTQRSTHRARQAIAEELRRCWRLQGDPLRDHSGQSQGMRLSLAGSAIHELPELPVGVDFTHVSDLRLIGLQLQRLPANFLQCFSGVRWLNLSSNVLTVLPAGIERLNELRVLRLNENRIQMTQLSTQVLVNLPRLGVLNLSDNPLGSISLQTPQRSRLSELYLRNCRLRVLPSGLVGCGLLEHADLRDNQITNVPAEILRAPYSFRRALSLQGNALPRAIMTSLRAPDPLVIRPLASDMQPSRDTWTQAMDPQLQQQRGASWDRLQAEPGSQDFFQLISELSGTSDFRQAREDLGRRVWEVLDAALENTELRQELFNLAASPRTCVDSVASCFSTLEVRVFVARALQRSVPEQARAARLDMARRLFRLDQVEQIARADIQSRSAAGRGVDEIEVSLAYRSGLAHQLGLPGQPSTMQFQAVARVSDAQLADAAQAVRDAENSEALAAHISQRDFWLEYLRREYAERFSAVEQPFWDRLGELSEENEGVYLEQANQLASEREQALKTLALDLTREALAADRAGEGGN; via the coding sequence ATGGGCGGTGGAAGCTTGATGGTTACGACTATCACAGGGAAGACCATCATGACCCAAAGCCAACCTAGCGCTGAGCCGGTTGCCGTTGCGCAAAAAATTGCCAATGCCACCGATGATTTCATCCAGGCACGTCATCCTGCCTGGTTGCTGCGCGCTTCACCTGAGCAGATCAATGCCGTGCGCGATTGTATGCAGGCCCATGCTTTGACTCAGGATCACTTGCATCAGGCATGCGCCGGGCTCACGTCCCCGGACGAGCTTGCCGTCAGCAGGCTTCAGCCGTTGTTGCAGGGTCCCCTCAAGGTAAAGGCAAAGCTACGTGAGCTTTATTGGCGGGAGCTGAGACGCTCATTTCGAGTTCCCCCTGGAGGGCTGCTGCCTGAGGACACTATCCGCTATGTCCATCAGCCAGCGTTGCAGCGATTGATGCAGAACTTCGAGCCTGATGCGAGTTTCTTCCTCGGCACCGGCCTCGCTTCTTCGGACAAGGATCCGGTGACCGACCAGGCTGATCTGGTCAGTACCGAGGTTGACGTCTTGGCCTTGTTTTGTCGCGAAGATGATATGGGCGAGGACTACCAGAGGCATCTTGGGCAGGCCTTCGATGAGCGAACGCAGAGCATCCTGGCCCAGGACAAGCGAAAAGGGCTGGCGCTGGCGGCGGAGATCGCCGTGATCAAGGATGAGATTGTTCAGTCGGACTTGCTGATGTTACGCCAACTGGTGGCGGAATCGTCGTTGCCTCACGCGCCGGGGCCTGATTGGCGCGTCATGCAGTTCAAACTACTGGGCTGTCAGATTGATGGCGCTTTGGCGGTTGAGCATCGCGATGCTAGCGGACAGGTGCAGCGCGTAATGCTGTACCTGCCTGACGCTCCGGGGCGCTCCTTGTTCGGTTTCGATTCCTGGGCGCAGTTGAATGCCGGCTTAGCTGTGGATCTGCGCCGTGCGGACATTGATGGCTACTTTCGTCAAAGAGTCAGTCTTGGGCAGTTGCCAGGCTTTCTCAACACCTTGGGTCAACGCCTGGCGGATTCCTCTCCTGACCTGGAACCGACCGGTGCGATTCCCTCTATTGATATCTTCGACAGTCTGGCTGCTCATCAGGTCTGGCGCATCAAGGATGATGCCCGCAAGATCCTGGTGCCGACAGCGGATGCCGATCACGCGGCATCCCGGCAGCGTATTGAGGCGTTGCAGGGCGTCGGCCTGATCCTGGTCAACGTGGCAGGGTTGTTCGTACCTGTAGTGGGGGGGCTGTTGCTGGCGCAGACGGCCGTGCAAATACTCTCGCAAACGTTCGAAGGCGTGCGTGACTGGTCTCGAGGCCATCAGCACGAAGCCCTGGAACACCTGCTTGGCGTGGTTGAAACCGTGGCGGTCGGGGCCGCGGTAGCGGCCGGGGCGCAGGTAATAGCCCGGGGTTTCAAACGCAGCAGTTTTGTTGACGGTTTGGTGCCCATCAATACAAACGAAGGTGCCAAACGGTTGTGGTCCGACGACTTGCGTGTCTATGCAGCGTCAGATGTGCCCGCGCAGACACAGGTGCTGGACAACGGTCTGCACGGCAATGGTCAGCGCCAATGGTGGCGGCATGACAATGCTTACTACGAGGTTCGCCAGCGCCAGGGTCGTTGGCATTTGCAGCATCCGCAACGGGAAGGGGCCTACGCACCTTTGTTGCAGTTCAACGGAGAACGCGGCTGGCGCCTGGGCTTTGAGCGTCCTCTTGAGTGGCAAGGCAGCGCACTGCTGTTGAGTCGGCTGTGGCCCGAAGCCGCCAATCTCGATGCTCAGCGGATCGGGCAGATCCTGCAGGTGGCAGGCGTCGATGAAGATGAACTGCGCGGTCTGCTGGTGGAGAACCGGTCAATGCCGGTGAGCCTGCGCGACACGCTGGAGCGCTTCAGTGTCGATGCAAGGATCGAGGTGTTTTTCACGGCGCTGGCACAATCCTTGACTGCCCAAACGGATCTGGAGTTTTACAGCTGGTGTCAGACGCAAATCGATACTGCTGGCCTGAGTGCAGCCGAGCAGCGTGCCGAAATACTGGATCAGACCAACTATTTGCGCGAGGGGCTGTTTGCGCACTTCACCCGCCAGTACTTGCCCGCTGATGACGGGTTGGCATTGCTCCGCCGGGATTTCCCCGGGTTGCCGGATGCTTATGCTTTGCACCTGCTGCAGCAAGCGAATGACGCCGATCGGCTGCGCATGGCCGAGGAACAACGCATTCCGCTGGCGTTGGCAGAGCAGGCGCGGTCGCTGCTTCGCCATGCCAGATTGACCCGGATGCGTGAAGGATTGTTTCTACGCAGCAGCTACCAGGCCGACTCGATTGACCTGGCCTTTAACCTGTTGCGCAAGCATGCGAGTTGGCCGGGTAGCATCAACCTTGAGTTACGCGAAGGTTCCGACAGTGGCCGCCGCCTTGCGGTGCTGGACCCGCAGAACGAAGACGTGCGTGTGATGGTGTGGCGCGGCGGACGCTTTTGGCTGTACGACAACCTGGGTCGGCCATCGGGTCTCGAGATCCGCGAGCCGGCAGGCTTGCCTGAAGTGCTGCTTGCCGTCTTGCCGGATACCGAGCGCACGCGTTTGCGCTGGACTGGAAGTGATGCCGCAGATCAGGTAGAGCGAGACTTGCAACGCTGGTTGCCGACAAGCCGCCAGCAACTCGAGCGGCTGCTGGGCTGGCGTGAGGTCAAGCCCTGGTTCAATCCAGGTCAGCGCCTGGCCGATGGTCGGGTTGGCTATTTGCTGAGTGGGCGTGGGGCAGGGCGCAACCAGGCCGAAAGCACGCTGCGTGACCGGATCCGTACGCTTTATGTCGGTTTCAGTGAAAATGAGGTGGAAGATTACCTCAACATGCTGCTGCAGTCGCGTGTTTCGGCCTTCGATGTTCTGCTGAACCAGGAGCACCAGTACCAGCTCTTGGATGCGGCTCTGGCTAGTTGGGAGACCGACACCACACAACGGTCCACACATCGTGCGCGCCAGGCCATTGCCGAAGAGTTGCGGCGTTGCTGGCGATTGCAGGGCGATCCACTCAGGGATCACAGTGGGCAATCGCAGGGCATGCGGCTGAGCTTGGCCGGCTCGGCAATTCATGAGTTACCGGAGCTGCCCGTAGGGGTTGATTTCACCCATGTCTCCGATCTCAGGCTGATCGGCCTCCAATTGCAGCGACTTCCAGCCAACTTCCTGCAGTGTTTCAGTGGGGTTCGCTGGCTGAACCTGAGCAGTAATGTGCTGACTGTGCTGCCTGCGGGTATTGAACGGCTCAACGAGCTACGTGTTCTGCGACTGAACGAAAACCGTATTCAAATGACCCAACTCAGCACGCAGGTACTGGTCAACTTGCCACGGCTAGGCGTCTTGAACCTAAGTGACAACCCGCTTGGGTCGATCAGCCTGCAGACTCCCCAGCGTTCACGCTTGAGTGAGTTGTATCTGCGCAACTGCAGGCTACGGGTCTTGCCATCCGGTCTAGTCGGGTGCGGATTGCTTGAGCATGCTGACCTGCGCGATAACCAGATTACCAATGTACCGGCAGAGATACTTCGAGCGCCGTACTCATTCCGACGAGCGTTGTCATTGCAGGGCAATGCCCTGCCCAGGGCGATCATGACGAGTCTGCGTGCACCCGATCCATTGGTTATCCGCCCCTTGGCGTCCGACATGCAGCCCAGCAGAGATACGTGGACTCAGGCCATGGACCCCCAATTGCAGCAACAACGCGGCGCATCATGGGACCGTTTGCAGGCCGAGCCAGGTAGCCAGGATTTCTTCCAGTTAATCAGCGAGCTGTCCGGTACCAGCGACTTTCGACAGGCCCGCGAGGATCTGGGGCGACGGGTATGGGAGGTACTCGACGCGGCACTGGAAAACACAGAACTTCGTCAGGAGTTGTTCAACCTGGCCGCCAGCCCGCGCACCTGTGTGGATAGCGTCGCTTCGTGTTTCAGTACACTGGAAGTCCGGGTCTTTGTTGCGCGCGCCTTGCAGCGCAGCGTGCCTGAGCAGGCCCGGGCTGCGCGCCTGGACATGGCCAGACGACTGTTCCGCCTGGATCAGGTCGAGCAGATCGCACGTGCGGACATCCAATCGCGCAGCGCTGCCGGGCGGGGCGTCGATGAGATCGAGGTGAGCCTGGCCTATCGCAGTGGCCTTGCGCATCAGCTTGGTTTGCCGGGGCAGCCCAGCACGATGCAGTTTCAGGCCGTTGCCAGGGTCAGTGACGCACAACTTGCCGATGCTGCCCAGGCTGTTCGGGACGCCGAAAACAGTGAAGCGCTGGCGGCACATATCAGTCAGCGGGACTTTTGGCTGGAGTATCTGCGCCGCGAGTACGCTGAGCGTTTCAGCGCTGTTGAGCAACCTTTCTGGGATCGGCTAGGCGAACTGAGCGAAGAGAATGAAGGTGTTTATCTGGAGCAGGCCAATCAGCTGGCCAGCGAGCGCGAGCAGGCGCTCAAGACGTTGGCACTGGACCTGACCCGTGAGGCACTGGCCGCTGACCGGGCTGGCGAAGGGGGCAATTGA
- a CDS encoding AraC family transcriptional regulator, producing MSEKDTISMQLVREALLQTCPSGLPDAGMLLRAGIDPEQLELPQARVSADAYARLWRLLARRCNDEFFAMDQRGLPNGSLAFLCRAAMAQPTLGTGLDVALSFLSLMLEDLQPALVRQQSLAEIVIGEPREQPRRAFTYFTFWMIVHGVACWLAGRRIPILAIELRCGEPPFCDDYRVMFSENLQFNRPRTRMIFAADCLDLPLRRSEEELQRFLAEAPGNILVKYRDPASLARRIRHDLRQLDPGHWPDVDSLARHLCLSASTLRRRLAEEGQTYQGLKDSVRRELAITWLAEVELGFTEIAERLGFADSSSFYKAFRKWFGCNPGHYRTVILQGQAPG from the coding sequence ATGAGCGAGAAAGACACGATTTCCATGCAGCTTGTGCGCGAAGCGCTGTTGCAGACCTGTCCATCGGGATTGCCCGATGCCGGTATGCTGCTGCGTGCCGGTATCGATCCGGAACAGCTCGAGTTGCCCCAGGCACGGGTTTCCGCGGACGCCTATGCACGACTGTGGCGGTTGCTGGCGCGGCGCTGCAACGATGAATTCTTCGCCATGGACCAGCGCGGTCTGCCCAATGGCAGCCTGGCTTTTCTGTGTCGTGCGGCGATGGCCCAGCCGACTTTGGGGACGGGCCTGGATGTCGCCTTGAGCTTTTTGTCGTTGATGCTCGAAGACTTGCAGCCGGCACTGGTCCGGCAGCAGAGTCTTGCCGAAATCGTCATTGGCGAACCGCGTGAACAGCCGCGGCGCGCTTTCACCTATTTCACTTTCTGGATGATTGTCCACGGCGTGGCCTGTTGGCTGGCCGGACGGCGTATTCCAATCTTGGCCATCGAGCTGCGCTGTGGCGAGCCACCGTTTTGTGACGACTACCGGGTGATGTTCTCGGAAAACCTGCAGTTCAATCGCCCGCGCACGCGGATGATTTTCGCCGCGGACTGCCTTGACCTGCCCCTGCGACGCAGCGAAGAAGAATTGCAACGCTTCCTCGCCGAGGCGCCCGGAAACATCCTGGTCAAGTACCGCGACCCGGCCAGCCTGGCACGTCGTATCCGCCATGACTTGCGGCAGTTGGACCCTGGTCACTGGCCTGACGTCGACAGCCTGGCACGTCATCTGTGCCTTTCGGCATCTACCCTGCGCCGCCGTCTGGCTGAGGAAGGGCAGACCTATCAAGGGCTCAAGGACAGTGTGCGCAGGGAGCTGGCGATTACCTGGCTGGCTGAAGTAGAACTCGGGTTTACCGAAATTGCCGAACGCCTTGGCTTTGCTGACAGCAGTTCGTTCTACAAGGCATTTCGCAAGTGGTTCGGTTGCAATCCGGGCCACTACCGAACGGTGATCCTGCAAGGACAGGCACCGGGCTGA
- a CDS encoding LysR substrate-binding domain-containing protein, whose product MNLFQLRAFDAVAREGSFTRAAARLFISQPAVTGHIKALEEHYQITLLRRTARRVELTEEGTRLAAITRAMFGLAEEAQAMLEANRQLLTGRLEVAADGPHRVMPMLAQLRARYPGITVNLRLGNAQETLAALLSEHADVAVLTEVEPRKGLHLQSLGESRMCALLPVGHPWADGKGELPLAKLDRQIMVLREPSSITRRTFDQACAEAEVQPRVLLELDSREAVTEAVAAELGIGIVSSVEVAHDPRVVARPIAGNGLINRHMIGCLQRRRELRLIQAFLSLAEQH is encoded by the coding sequence ATGAATTTGTTCCAGCTCCGCGCGTTTGACGCCGTGGCCCGCGAGGGCAGCTTTACCCGTGCTGCGGCGCGGCTGTTCATCAGCCAGCCGGCGGTCACCGGGCATATCAAGGCTTTGGAAGAGCATTACCAGATCACGTTGCTGCGGCGCACCGCACGGCGCGTCGAGCTGACGGAGGAGGGCACGCGTCTGGCGGCGATCACCCGGGCGATGTTTGGTCTGGCCGAGGAGGCCCAGGCCATGCTTGAGGCCAATCGCCAGTTGCTTACCGGGCGCCTGGAGGTGGCTGCCGATGGACCGCACCGGGTCATGCCGATGCTTGCCCAGCTCCGTGCACGTTACCCTGGCATTACCGTCAACCTGCGCTTGGGCAATGCCCAGGAAACCCTGGCCGCACTGCTTAGCGAGCATGCGGATGTGGCCGTGTTGACCGAAGTCGAGCCGCGCAAGGGGCTACACCTGCAAAGCCTGGGTGAGTCGCGGATGTGTGCTCTGTTGCCCGTCGGCCATCCGTGGGCGGATGGCAAGGGCGAGTTGCCGCTGGCCAAGCTTGATCGGCAGATCATGGTACTGCGCGAACCCAGTTCGATTACCCGGCGCACATTCGATCAGGCCTGCGCCGAGGCCGAGGTGCAGCCACGGGTGTTGCTGGAGCTGGACAGCCGCGAAGCGGTCACCGAGGCGGTGGCGGCGGAGCTGGGCATCGGCATCGTCTCGTCGGTGGAAGTGGCTCATGATCCGCGGGTGGTGGCGCGTCCGATTGCCGGCAACGGCCTGATCAACCGGCACATGATCGGTTGTTTGCAACGGCGTCGTGAGTTGCGGCTGATCCAGGCGTTCCTGAGTCTGGCTGAGCAGCATTGA
- a CDS encoding 2-aminoethylphosphonate--pyruvate transaminase → MSNAPILLTPGPLTTSSRTRQAMMVDWGSWDRDFNQLTASLCEQLLAIVNGADSHHCVPLQGSGTFAVEAAIGTLVPRDGKVLVLINGAYGQRLAKICKVLGRAYSTFETAEDQPTTAADVDRLLTADSSITHVALIHCETSTGILNPLPEIAEVIARHGKRLIIDAMSSFGALPIDAREVPFDALIAASGKCLEGVPGMGFVFANKASLAAAEGNSPSLAMDLQDQHAYMAKTGQWRFTPPTHVVAALHEALLQYNEEGGLPARHQRYASNCKVLLDGMAAIGLRSFLPSEIQAPIIVTFHAPNDPRYQFKDFYERVKAKGFILYPGKLTQVETFRVGCIGVVGPDGMQAAVNAVAEVLREMEVLDI, encoded by the coding sequence ATGAGCAACGCCCCTATCCTGCTGACCCCTGGTCCTTTGACCACCTCGTCCCGCACCCGCCAAGCGATGATGGTGGACTGGGGCTCCTGGGACCGTGACTTCAACCAGCTGACCGCCAGCCTGTGTGAACAATTGCTGGCCATCGTCAACGGCGCCGACAGCCACCACTGTGTGCCCCTGCAAGGCAGCGGCACCTTCGCCGTGGAAGCCGCCATCGGCACCCTGGTACCTCGCGATGGCAAGGTTCTGGTACTGATCAACGGTGCCTATGGCCAGCGCCTGGCGAAGATCTGCAAGGTCCTGGGCCGCGCCTACAGCACCTTTGAAACCGCTGAAGACCAACCGACCACTGCTGCCGATGTCGATCGCCTGTTGACCGCTGACAGCAGCATCACCCATGTGGCGCTGATCCACTGCGAAACCAGCACCGGCATCCTTAATCCACTGCCGGAAATCGCCGAGGTGATCGCCCGTCACGGCAAGCGTCTGATCATCGATGCCATGAGCTCATTCGGCGCACTGCCGATCGATGCCCGCGAAGTGCCATTCGACGCCCTGATCGCCGCCTCCGGCAAGTGCCTGGAAGGTGTGCCTGGCATGGGTTTCGTCTTCGCCAACAAAGCCTCCCTGGCCGCCGCCGAAGGTAACTCGCCGTCCCTGGCCATGGACCTGCAGGATCAACATGCCTACATGGCCAAGACCGGCCAGTGGCGCTTCACTCCCCCCACCCATGTGGTCGCCGCGCTGCACGAGGCGTTGCTGCAATACAACGAGGAAGGCGGCCTGCCTGCCCGTCACCAGCGCTACGCCAGCAACTGCAAAGTGCTGCTCGACGGCATGGCGGCGATCGGCCTGCGCAGCTTTCTGCCGAGCGAGATCCAGGCACCGATCATCGTGACCTTTCACGCTCCGAACGACCCACGCTATCAGTTCAAGGATTTCTACGAACGGGTCAAGGCCAAGGGTTTCATCCTCTACCCGGGCAAGCTGACCCAGGTCGAAACCTTCCGCGTCGGTTGCATCGGCGTCGTCGGCCCGGACGGCATGCAAGCCGCGGTGAATGCGGTGGCCGAAGTGCTGCGGGAAATGGAAGTACTGGATATCTGA
- the phnX gene encoding phosphonoacetaldehyde hydrolase has translation MNYSNPTQLQAAILDWAGTVVDFGSFAPTQIFVEAFAEFDVEVSIEEARGPMGMGKWDHIRTLCDQPQIAERYRKVFGRTPTDDDVTAIYERFMPLQIEKIAVHSALIPGALDTLTGLRKDGLKIGSCSGYPKVVMDKVVELAAQNGYVADHVVATDETPNGRPWPAQALANVIALGIDDVAACVKVDDTVPGILEGRRAGMWTVALVCSGNALGLTYEGYRALASDTLDSERKRIHALFEGSRPHYLIDTINELPEVIADINKRLARGEMPQSV, from the coding sequence ATGAACTACAGCAACCCAACGCAACTGCAAGCCGCCATCCTCGACTGGGCCGGCACCGTGGTCGATTTCGGCTCCTTCGCGCCGACCCAGATCTTCGTCGAAGCTTTTGCCGAATTCGACGTCGAAGTATCCATCGAAGAAGCCCGTGGCCCGATGGGCATGGGCAAGTGGGACCATATCCGCACCCTGTGCGACCAACCGCAGATTGCTGAACGTTATCGCAAGGTGTTTGGTCGCACCCCGACCGACGACGATGTCACGGCCATCTATGAGCGCTTCATGCCCTTGCAGATCGAGAAGATCGCCGTGCACTCGGCACTGATCCCCGGCGCCCTCGACACCCTGACCGGCCTGCGCAAGGACGGCCTGAAGATCGGCTCCTGCTCCGGCTACCCAAAAGTGGTGATGGACAAGGTGGTTGAGCTGGCCGCACAGAATGGCTATGTCGCCGATCACGTCGTGGCAACCGATGAAACCCCTAACGGCCGCCCTTGGCCTGCGCAGGCACTGGCTAACGTGATTGCCTTAGGGATCGACGATGTCGCAGCCTGCGTCAAGGTTGACGATACCGTGCCCGGTATTCTCGAAGGCCGCCGCGCCGGCATGTGGACGGTGGCGCTGGTGTGCTCGGGCAATGCCCTGGGCCTGACCTACGAAGGCTACCGTGCCCTGGCCTCGGACACCTTGGACAGCGAGCGCAAGCGCATCCACGCGCTGTTCGAAGGCTCACGCCCGCATTACCTGATCGACACCATCAACGAGTTGCCGGAAGTGATCGCCGACATCAACAAGCGTCTGGCCCGCGGAGAGATGCCGCAGTCAGTGTAA